A single region of the Elusimicrobiota bacterium genome encodes:
- the srlD gene encoding sorbitol-6-phosphate dehydrogenase, whose amino-acid sequence MELKNKVAVVTGSAQGLGEALAYRLAEEGCDVVIADINTDKCGVVAENIVKKYERKSVAVKVDVTNENDVDAMVNTAVEKFGKLDILVSNAGILQAFDIAEFPYANWKKVVDVNLNGYFLCARAAARVMIPKKQGVIIQINSKSGKKGSFRNSAYAASKFGGIGLTQSVALDLAPYGIRVNAVCPGNLLDSPLWNDSLYEQYAKKWGITKEEVKKKYMDQVPLGRGCTYNDVANIVVFLASEKAAYMTGQAVNVTGGQEMR is encoded by the coding sequence ATGGAACTAAAAAATAAAGTTGCGGTTGTTACCGGTTCAGCGCAGGGGTTGGGTGAAGCGTTGGCGTATCGCCTGGCGGAGGAAGGGTGTGACGTCGTGATTGCGGATATCAACACGGATAAGTGCGGTGTCGTAGCGGAAAATATTGTGAAAAAGTATGAGCGCAAATCTGTTGCTGTAAAAGTTGATGTTACCAACGAAAACGATGTTGACGCGATGGTAAACACTGCGGTTGAAAAGTTTGGGAAGCTCGATATTCTTGTGAGTAACGCGGGGATACTCCAGGCGTTTGATATCGCAGAGTTCCCGTATGCTAACTGGAAAAAAGTTGTGGATGTCAATCTTAACGGCTATTTCCTCTGCGCGCGCGCAGCAGCGCGTGTGATGATTCCTAAAAAACAAGGAGTTATCATACAGATAAATTCAAAATCCGGGAAAAAAGGCAGTTTCCGTAACTCCGCGTATGCAGCGTCGAAGTTCGGCGGAATCGGGTTAACGCAAAGCGTGGCATTAGACCTTGCGCCTTACGGGATTCGCGTTAACGCTGTGTGCCCGGGTAACCTGCTTGACTCGCCGTTGTGGAATGATAGTTTGTACGAACAGTATGCCAAAAAATGGGGTATCACAAAAGAGGAAGTTAAGAAAAAGTATATGGACCAGGTACCGTTAGGGCGCGGGTGTACGTATAACGACGTGGCGAACATTGTTGTCTTTCTTGCAAGTGAGAAAGCTGCGTATATGACAGGGCAGGCGGTAAACGTTACCGGCGGGCAGGAGATGCGGTAA